Proteins encoded within one genomic window of Thermoleophilaceae bacterium:
- a CDS encoding DUF6351 family protein, which produces MLAAAVAAAALPAPGAAAQTAPSIDVLSNRADLISAGDALVRVNLPEGADPTGVRVTDDGRDVTGAFAVRANGELEGLVTGLDDGVNVLEAHLPAGPGGARIEIFNHPNGGPVFSGPQVQPWTCQDTAVDEQCNQPVEYELFYKSSVTGQFNPYDPESPPPDLGTTRTDQGVEMPYVVRVETGYQNRDQYRIAVLYDPAEEWEPWAPQPGWNRKLLITHGASCGIERQAGEAPGVMNEPALARGFAVMSTALNNAGHNCNIATQAESLVMAKERLVEQYGLIRFTIGTGCSGGSLTQQQVANAYPGVYQGILPQCSFPDAWSTGQQLVDYHLLRLYLENPARWAPGVVWTPLDIAAVEDHPNHVNSIVLDSLYWTSLGDPDSGCPGVTDEQLYDAETNPGGVRCTLADYMVNVLGPRPEDRWIAPEREIGRGFAGLPLDNVGVQYGLEALEEGSITPAQFVDLNEKVGGGDIDVNPTPERLEADQPALVNAYRSGGVNKANNLDQVAIIDLRGPDHGAFHDAYRTWATRARLEREQGHFRNHVIWFGHVPLIGDLGYTTAGLLAMDHWLTSVEADVSDSPLAQKIVDNRPADLRDRCSQVPLAEAIELPGLGRVCELRDVQSRYGTPRTVAGEGVETDVNKCTLKPLARTDHYPVQFTGEQWERLQRAFPTGVCDWSRPGVDQVDTIPWQTYQDEGGDVIYGGRPLGEAPRSEVIP; this is translated from the coding sequence GTGCTCGCGGCGGCGGTCGCGGCGGCTGCGCTGCCGGCGCCGGGCGCCGCCGCGCAGACTGCGCCGTCCATCGACGTGCTGTCCAACCGCGCGGACCTGATCTCCGCCGGCGACGCGCTCGTGCGCGTGAACCTGCCGGAGGGAGCCGACCCCACCGGTGTGCGCGTGACCGACGACGGCCGCGACGTCACCGGCGCGTTCGCCGTGCGCGCGAATGGAGAGCTCGAGGGACTCGTCACCGGCCTCGACGACGGCGTCAACGTGCTGGAGGCGCATCTGCCCGCGGGGCCGGGCGGCGCCCGCATCGAGATCTTCAACCATCCCAACGGCGGCCCCGTCTTCTCCGGCCCGCAGGTGCAGCCGTGGACGTGCCAGGACACCGCTGTGGACGAGCAGTGCAACCAGCCGGTGGAGTACGAGCTCTTCTACAAGTCCTCCGTCACCGGGCAGTTCAACCCCTACGACCCGGAGAGCCCGCCCCCCGATCTGGGCACCACGCGCACCGACCAGGGTGTCGAGATGCCCTACGTGGTCCGCGTGGAGACCGGCTACCAGAACCGCGACCAGTACCGGATCGCCGTGCTCTACGACCCCGCGGAGGAGTGGGAGCCCTGGGCGCCGCAGCCGGGCTGGAACCGCAAGCTGCTCATCACCCACGGGGCGAGCTGCGGCATCGAGCGCCAGGCGGGCGAGGCCCCCGGCGTGATGAACGAGCCCGCCCTGGCGCGCGGCTTCGCCGTCATGTCCACGGCCCTGAACAACGCGGGCCACAACTGCAACATCGCCACCCAGGCCGAGTCGCTCGTCATGGCCAAGGAGCGGCTGGTGGAGCAGTACGGCCTGATCCGCTTCACGATCGGCACGGGCTGCTCGGGCGGCTCCCTCACCCAGCAGCAGGTGGCCAACGCCTACCCCGGCGTCTACCAGGGCATCCTGCCGCAATGCAGCTTCCCGGACGCGTGGTCCACGGGGCAGCAGCTCGTGGACTACCACCTGCTGCGCCTGTACCTCGAGAACCCGGCCAGGTGGGCACCCGGCGTGGTGTGGACGCCGCTGGACATCGCGGCCGTTGAGGACCACCCCAACCACGTCAACTCGATCGTCCTCGACAGCCTCTACTGGACGTCGCTGGGGGATCCTGACTCCGGCTGCCCGGGCGTCACGGACGAGCAGCTCTACGACGCCGAGACCAACCCCGGCGGCGTGCGCTGCACGCTGGCCGACTACATGGTCAACGTCCTCGGTCCGCGACCCGAGGACCGGTGGATCGCCCCCGAGCGCGAGATCGGCCGCGGCTTCGCCGGCCTGCCGCTGGACAACGTGGGCGTGCAGTACGGGCTGGAGGCGCTCGAGGAGGGATCGATCACCCCGGCGCAGTTCGTGGACCTCAACGAGAAGGTCGGCGGCGGCGACATCGACGTGAACCCCACTCCCGAGCGGCTCGAGGCCGATCAGCCGGCGCTCGTCAACGCGTACCGCAGCGGCGGAGTGAACAAGGCCAACAACCTCGACCAGGTGGCGATCATCGACCTGCGCGGCCCCGACCACGGCGCCTTCCACGACGCCTATCGCACCTGGGCCACGCGCGCGCGGCTCGAGCGCGAACAGGGGCACTTCCGCAATCACGTGATCTGGTTCGGGCACGTGCCGCTGATCGGCGACCTGGGCTACACGACCGCCGGCCTGCTGGCGATGGACCATTGGCTGACGTCGGTCGAGGCAGACGTCAGCGACTCCCCACTTGCCCAGAAGATCGTGGACAACCGGCCCGCCGACCTGCGCGACCGCTGCTCGCAGGTGCCTCTGGCGGAGGCCATCGAGCTGCCGGGGCTCGGGCGGGTGTGCGAGCTGCGCGACGTCCAGTCCCGCTACGGCACGCCGCGGACCGTGGCGGGCGAGGGAGTGGAGACGGACGTGAACAAGTGCACCCTCAAGCCGCTGGCGCGCACCGACCACTACCCGGTGCAGTTCACCGGCGAGCAGTGGGAGCGGCTCCAGCGGGCGTTCCCCACGGGGGTGTGCGACTGGAGCCGGCCCGGTGTCGATCAGGTCGACACGATCCCGTGGCAGACCTACCAGGACGAGGGTGGAGACGTGATCTACGGCGGGCGCCCGCTGGGCGAGGCGCCGCGCTCGGAGGTGATCCCATGA
- a CDS encoding TetR/AcrR family transcriptional regulator: MARLVKLSGEMAVSPRRKYSPRLPREQRREQLLDAALALITAHGYGGASMEAVAREADIAKTVVYDAFGNRHGLLKALLEREQDRVLSAIAEAMPTPPLSGDPGELLTAGFSGVLEAVRANPDTWRLILLPADGTPQGVRAEVNRHRARILRQLEPMVQWGAPRLGLGHLDHELAAEAILALVENAARLTLTQPRRYPPERIARFSADLLAGVAPGGPGTQM, translated from the coding sequence ATGGCCCGGCTTGTCAAGCTCTCCGGCGAGATGGCCGTCTCCCCTCGCCGCAAGTACTCGCCCCGGCTGCCGCGAGAGCAGCGCCGGGAGCAGCTCCTGGACGCCGCGCTGGCGCTCATCACCGCCCACGGCTACGGGGGCGCCTCGATGGAGGCCGTCGCCCGCGAGGCCGACATCGCCAAGACCGTCGTCTACGACGCCTTCGGCAACCGGCACGGGCTGCTCAAGGCGCTGCTCGAGCGCGAGCAGGACCGCGTGCTCTCGGCCATCGCGGAGGCCATGCCCACGCCCCCGCTCTCCGGTGACCCGGGCGAGCTCCTCACCGCCGGCTTCAGCGGGGTGCTCGAGGCTGTGCGCGCGAACCCGGACACGTGGCGGCTCATCCTCCTGCCGGCGGACGGGACACCGCAGGGAGTGCGGGCCGAGGTGAATCGCCACCGCGCTCGCATCCTGCGGCAGCTCGAGCCCATGGTGCAGTGGGGCGCGCCGCGCCTCGGCCTCGGCCACCTCGACCACGAGCTGGCCGCGGAGGCCATCCTCGCGCTCGTCGAGAACGCCGCGCGGCTCACGCTCACGCAGCCACGCCGCTATCCGCCGGAGCGAATCGCGCGCTTCAGCGCGGACCTGCTCGCCGGCGTGGCACCGGGCGGTCCGGGCACGCAGATGTGA
- a CDS encoding sulfatase-like hydrolase/transferase: MSAGETSDRRELLAKAGRMAAAAGVVGLGGAALADRSAAAGRRPNVLILMTDQERHQDRLPEDLPTPVRCWLDANGTRIDRFHASAMACSPSRACHWTGMYAPQQGVYGTFVLGLQFTMDPSIPTIGDLFKELGYQTAFFGKWHLSFPGDPPTNAEALLDTAQGNPLRGYGFDHSAISPPADVGAYNDGYTNDPLWTAQAVDFLRGHARDAKPWLCVLSLLNPHDIQFYPRGFRVDFQRPDHRPELEPSFHAEPTTSDKPTAHARFRNVAAIVAGTPAAEFDNPEYWRGHINTYHDLIVGTEDMLGAAVREVVDQGVLDDTVIVRTADHGELASAHRLQNKGTTMYDEQNRVPFTVVYPKRFPRGRRSQALGEAVDLVPTLLEIAGEPDPVRRWPWLRGVSLVSSLEDPDDPGPRDSILYRIDEYPTTNAGTAVPTNTHIRAIFDGRHKFARYVAVADQHFAGEELRDGQEYELYDTWNDPFEIRNLANDPGYQALAEDMLAWLYEREEEKFSPVDVPAYGPRAPITRLPEPPSLELSDRGLPNPWVGARPGSYLVVPMEQPNPARFLYEGGSPQVLGGPSNAQRAADLARWFCELTPGA; this comes from the coding sequence GTGAGCGCGGGCGAGACCAGCGACCGCCGCGAGCTGCTGGCGAAGGCGGGGCGGATGGCAGCGGCCGCCGGCGTCGTCGGCCTGGGCGGCGCGGCGCTTGCCGACCGCTCGGCCGCGGCGGGGAGACGCCCCAACGTGCTGATCCTGATGACCGACCAGGAGCGCCATCAGGACCGGCTGCCCGAGGACCTGCCCACCCCGGTGCGCTGCTGGCTGGACGCCAACGGCACGCGCATCGACCGCTTCCACGCCTCGGCGATGGCGTGCTCCCCCTCGCGCGCGTGTCACTGGACCGGGATGTACGCGCCCCAGCAGGGCGTGTACGGCACCTTCGTGCTCGGCCTCCAGTTCACGATGGACCCGTCGATCCCCACGATCGGCGACCTGTTCAAGGAGCTGGGCTACCAGACGGCCTTCTTCGGGAAGTGGCACCTGTCGTTCCCGGGCGACCCGCCCACCAACGCGGAGGCCCTGCTCGACACCGCCCAGGGCAACCCGCTGCGCGGCTACGGCTTCGACCACTCGGCCATCTCGCCTCCCGCCGACGTCGGCGCCTACAACGACGGCTACACCAACGACCCGCTCTGGACCGCCCAGGCCGTCGACTTCCTGCGCGGCCACGCCCGCGACGCCAAGCCCTGGCTGTGCGTGCTGAGCCTGCTCAACCCGCACGACATCCAGTTCTACCCGCGCGGGTTTCGCGTGGACTTCCAGCGCCCCGACCACCGCCCGGAGCTCGAGCCGTCCTTCCACGCGGAGCCGACCACGAGCGACAAGCCCACCGCCCATGCTCGCTTCCGCAACGTGGCGGCGATCGTGGCCGGAACGCCGGCCGCGGAGTTCGACAACCCCGAGTACTGGCGCGGCCACATCAACACCTACCACGACCTGATCGTGGGGACAGAGGACATGCTCGGGGCCGCCGTGAGAGAAGTCGTGGACCAGGGTGTGCTCGACGACACCGTGATCGTGCGCACGGCCGACCACGGCGAGCTCGCCTCCGCCCACCGCCTGCAGAACAAGGGCACGACGATGTACGACGAGCAGAACCGCGTGCCGTTCACCGTCGTCTACCCCAAGCGCTTCCCGCGCGGGCGGCGCTCGCAGGCGCTTGGCGAGGCGGTGGACCTCGTGCCCACGCTGCTCGAGATCGCGGGGGAGCCGGATCCCGTGCGCCGCTGGCCGTGGCTGCGCGGCGTGAGCCTCGTCTCCTCGCTCGAGGATCCGGACGACCCCGGCCCGCGCGACTCGATCCTGTACCGCATCGACGAGTACCCGACCACCAACGCCGGCACGGCGGTGCCCACCAACACCCACATCCGCGCGATCTTCGATGGCCGGCACAAGTTCGCCCGCTACGTGGCGGTGGCCGACCAGCACTTCGCGGGGGAGGAGCTGCGCGACGGCCAGGAGTACGAGCTCTACGACACCTGGAACGACCCGTTCGAGATCCGGAATCTCGCCAACGACCCCGGCTACCAGGCGCTGGCCGAGGACATGCTGGCCTGGCTCTACGAGCGCGAGGAGGAGAAGTTCTCACCGGTGGACGTGCCGGCCTATGGCCCGCGCGCGCCCATCACCCGCCTGCCCGAGCCGCCGAGCCTGGAGCTGTCGGACAGGGGCCTTCCCAACCCGTGGGTGGGCGCGCGTCCGGGCAGCTACCTCGTGGTGCCGATGGAGCAGCCCAACCCGGCGCGCTTCCTCTACGAGGGCGGGTCCCCGCAGGTGCTCGGGGGCCCGTCGAACGCCCAGCGCGCCGCGGACCTGGCGCGCTGGTTCTGCGAGCTCACACCCGGGGCCTGA
- a CDS encoding sulfatase-like hydrolase/transferase produces the protein MTTTRRSFLGSAAAVGAAAALGPGLLGRTLAQAGEAPARKPNILILMCDQERSPQWTPDLPLPARDWIDARGVSFDRFHHTAVQCSSSRACFWTGMYVPQNGLFGNFLQSWQLSLDPRIPTLGDLMREQGYTTAYYGKWHLSMAGTSLPEGPAENVGGNYLGPYGFDYSEQSPSLEPVGYNDGVYNDPLWTKQGIDWLREHGGQERPWVLVVSLLNPHDIAYFPRGFSVDVRRPDWQVELPPNFEDDGATKPEVHGQYHEGAALIRGNIAPDDTATWRRLLNTYCDLIVNTDHNLAAIVKALHDSGGMDDTVIIRTSDHGELGASHRALGKGPTIYEEQVRMPLSISWPTGFANQGSRTPALAEAVDLVPTCLELAGVERPGVRYPWLRGRSLVPALEQPATAQGRDFTVTTCDENWTVQDFAGIGKPWRRHVRAALSERYKVARYVAMSGKPRRELTDGQEYELYDLAEDPLELRNLARDPAYRPLLDELLARLRELEDERLSPVEVPAYGAPSLVEPLRPDPIGRPETPLAEGESGPSPVAGIPGAYVQLPIEDPHLERLIYDDAGRERRPRTADASRGRAEARARQRASMLCELEPARLREGRP, from the coding sequence ATGACGACAACCCGCCGCAGCTTCCTCGGCAGCGCCGCCGCCGTGGGCGCCGCCGCCGCGCTCGGGCCTGGGCTGCTCGGCCGCACCCTCGCCCAGGCCGGCGAGGCCCCGGCGCGCAAGCCGAACATCCTCATCCTGATGTGCGACCAGGAGCGCTCGCCGCAGTGGACGCCGGATCTGCCGCTGCCGGCGCGCGACTGGATCGACGCGCGCGGCGTGAGCTTCGATCGCTTCCACCACACGGCGGTCCAGTGCTCGTCGAGCCGGGCCTGCTTCTGGACCGGGATGTACGTGCCCCAGAACGGCCTCTTCGGCAACTTCCTCCAGAGCTGGCAGCTCTCGCTCGACCCGCGGATCCCCACGCTCGGCGACCTCATGCGCGAGCAGGGCTACACGACGGCGTACTACGGCAAGTGGCACCTGAGCATGGCCGGCACGTCGCTGCCCGAGGGCCCGGCGGAGAACGTGGGTGGCAACTACCTCGGCCCCTACGGCTTCGACTACTCCGAGCAGTCGCCGTCGCTCGAGCCCGTGGGCTACAACGACGGCGTCTACAACGACCCGCTCTGGACCAAGCAGGGGATCGACTGGCTGCGCGAGCACGGTGGGCAGGAGCGGCCGTGGGTGCTCGTGGTCTCGCTCCTCAATCCCCACGACATCGCGTACTTCCCGCGCGGGTTCAGCGTGGACGTGCGGCGCCCCGACTGGCAGGTGGAGCTGCCGCCGAACTTCGAGGACGACGGGGCCACGAAGCCGGAGGTGCACGGGCAATACCACGAGGGCGCGGCGCTGATCCGCGGCAACATCGCGCCGGACGACACGGCCACGTGGCGGCGCCTGCTCAACACCTACTGCGACCTGATCGTGAACACCGATCACAACCTGGCCGCGATCGTCAAGGCCCTCCACGACTCCGGAGGGATGGACGACACCGTGATCATCCGCACCTCCGACCACGGTGAGCTGGGTGCCTCGCACCGCGCGCTGGGCAAGGGCCCGACCATCTACGAGGAGCAGGTCCGGATGCCGCTGTCGATCTCCTGGCCCACCGGCTTCGCCAACCAGGGCTCGCGAACGCCGGCGCTCGCGGAGGCGGTGGACCTCGTCCCCACGTGCCTCGAGCTGGCCGGGGTCGAGCGCCCCGGCGTGCGCTACCCGTGGCTGCGCGGCAGGTCGCTCGTGCCCGCGCTGGAGCAGCCGGCAACCGCGCAGGGCAGGGACTTCACCGTGACCACGTGCGACGAGAACTGGACCGTGCAGGACTTCGCGGGCATCGGCAAGCCGTGGCGGCGCCACGTGCGCGCGGCGCTCTCGGAGCGCTACAAGGTGGCGCGCTACGTGGCGATGAGCGGCAAGCCGCGGCGCGAGCTCACCGACGGCCAGGAGTACGAGCTCTACGACCTCGCCGAGGACCCGCTGGAGCTGCGCAACCTCGCCCGCGACCCCGCCTACCGTCCGTTGCTCGACGAGCTGCTGGCCCGCCTGCGCGAGCTCGAGGACGAGCGGCTGTCGCCTGTGGAGGTGCCCGCCTACGGCGCCCCGTCGCTGGTGGAGCCGCTGCGCCCCGACCCGATCGGGCGGCCCGAGACGCCGCTGGCCGAGGGGGAGAGCGGACCCTCGCCGGTCGCGGGCATCCCGGGCGCCTATGTCCAGCTGCCGATCGAGGACCCCCACCTCGAGCGCCTGATCTACGACGACGCGGGGCGCGAGCGCCGCCCGCGGACGGCCGACGCCTCGCGCGGGAGGGCCGAGGCGCGCGCCCGCCAGCGCGCGTCGATGCTGTGCGAGCTGGAGCCTGCACGCCTTCGGGAGGGGCGCCCATGA
- a CDS encoding TetR/AcrR family transcriptional regulator: MSVAVQRTRRRQQREETRRQILDAAQAFLRERSFRELSVDTLMSRTGHTRTVFYRHFEDIPSLVLALMEDVGSELVEVAQGWALSDRVGPDVARERLGAFVDFHVRHGRLVRAVAEAAHHDDAVERAYSGMVESFIALTAGAIQQRVDSGELARLDAPEVARALVRMLNGYLGDALGGEETTDPERALETVWTIWTRTLFPAG; this comes from the coding sequence ATGAGCGTGGCCGTCCAACGCACCAGGCGCCGTCAGCAGCGCGAGGAGACGCGCCGCCAGATCCTCGACGCGGCCCAGGCATTCCTGCGCGAGCGCTCGTTCCGCGAGCTGAGCGTCGACACGCTGATGTCACGCACCGGACACACGCGGACGGTCTTCTACCGCCACTTCGAGGACATCCCCTCGCTCGTGCTGGCGCTCATGGAGGACGTCGGCTCGGAGCTCGTCGAGGTCGCCCAGGGTTGGGCCCTGTCCGACCGGGTGGGCCCCGACGTGGCGCGCGAGCGGCTCGGAGCCTTCGTGGACTTCCACGTGCGCCACGGCCGGCTCGTGCGGGCGGTCGCGGAGGCGGCCCATCACGACGACGCCGTCGAGCGGGCCTACAGCGGGATGGTCGAGAGCTTCATCGCGCTCACGGCGGGCGCCATCCAGCAGCGCGTCGACAGCGGCGAGCTCGCGCGGCTGGACGCCCCCGAGGTTGCGCGGGCGCTGGTGCGGATGCTCAACGGCTACCTCGGCGACGCGCTCGGCGGGGAGGAGACCACCGACCCCGAGCGCGCGCTCGAGACCGTGTGGACGATCTGGACCCGCACGCTCTTCCCGGCGGGCTGA